One genomic region from Haloterrigena gelatinilytica encodes:
- a CDS encoding universal stress protein: MVAHVLVPVDDSNQSSEALEFACEEYPDARITALHVLDPGDFYAATGIEGGAVANYDELQEHHQDRAEAILESAREQAADHGVEIETDHVVGGISRSIVDYAAEHDVDHIAIGSHGRTGASRILLGSVAEKVARRSPVPVTIVR; the protein is encoded by the coding sequence ATGGTCGCACACGTTCTCGTTCCCGTCGACGACTCGAACCAGTCGAGCGAAGCCCTCGAGTTCGCCTGCGAAGAGTATCCCGACGCCCGCATCACGGCGCTGCACGTCCTCGACCCGGGCGATTTCTACGCCGCGACCGGCATCGAAGGCGGCGCCGTGGCGAACTACGACGAACTCCAGGAACACCACCAGGACCGGGCGGAGGCGATCCTCGAGTCGGCGCGCGAACAGGCCGCCGACCACGGCGTCGAGATCGAGACGGACCACGTCGTCGGCGGGATCTCGCGATCGATCGTCGACTACGCCGCCGAACACGACGTCGACCACATCGCGATCGGGAGCCACGGCCGCACGGGCGCGAGCCGGATCCTGCTGGGCAGCGTCGCCGAGAAGGTGGCTCGCCGCTCGCCCGTTCCGGTGACGATCGTCCGCTGA
- the glmS gene encoding methylaspartate mutase subunit S, with protein MTKTVILGVIGSDAHVVGITILEQAFEAAGFDVVNLGVQTSQTEFVDAAAEHDAAAVLVSSLYGHAKQDCQGFHGELADADLEDVTTYIGGNLAVGQDDFEETRAFFRELGFDRVFDSETDPEDAIEALRADLDMRSAESERESQTVSA; from the coding sequence ATGACGAAGACAGTCATCCTCGGCGTGATCGGCTCCGACGCCCACGTCGTCGGGATCACCATCCTGGAGCAAGCGTTCGAGGCCGCGGGGTTCGACGTCGTCAACCTCGGGGTCCAGACCTCCCAGACGGAGTTCGTCGACGCCGCGGCCGAACACGACGCCGCGGCGGTACTCGTCTCCTCGCTCTACGGTCACGCCAAACAGGACTGTCAGGGCTTCCACGGCGAACTCGCCGACGCCGACCTCGAGGACGTCACGACCTACATCGGCGGCAATCTCGCCGTCGGTCAGGACGACTTCGAGGAGACCCGCGCGTTCTTCCGCGAACTCGGGTTCGACCGCGTCTTCGACTCCGAGACCGACCCCGAGGACGCGATCGAGGCGCTGCGGGCCGACCTGGATATGCGGTCCGCGGAGTCCGAGCGGGAGAGCCAGACCGTCTCCGCCTGA
- the pdhA gene encoding pyruvate dehydrogenase (acetyl-transferring) E1 component subunit alpha, translating to MPRSTVADFSIDRVQILDQDGRVDESMEPDLEGERLREWYRTMKLSRRLDERTIALQRRGELGTFAPATGQEAAQVGSTAALADDDWTVPAFREHPSALARGLSPQGVFEYAMGLEEGGEPPDDVPIMPPAIAVGSQPLHAAGIGWAQAMTDSDRVALTYFGDGATSEGEVYEAMNLAGVYEAQTIFCCQNNQYAISTPLEKQTRAATLAQKAVAAGIEPIQVDGNDVLGVYAVTKEARERALRGVPTLIEATTYRREMHTTADDPSVYRTTEEEEEWEPLDPILRFERYLRDRGVLDDETVSAIEDEIETELEDALEAARETKANADPVDMFDTAYAELPDYLERQREAFTGGADGEIAPPRAAEGARGDGGTATDSGVTEGVDRLNMVEAIRETLHAELDRDEDVVVYGQDVGVDGGVFRATQGLLDAFPGRVHDAPVAEAGIVGLGVGLAAAGYRPVAEIQFAGFTFQAFDQIHQHVSRLRSRSRGKLTCPMVIRAPYGLGVKALEHHSESYEAGYAHIPGLKTVIPSTARDAAGLLRSAIRSPDPVLFFEPMPLYRAARRPVPADHVTPLGEARVVEEGTDVTVVTWGAMVREVEGALEESEASADVIDLRTISPMDTETVRESVRKTGRCVVVHEAPRSGGFGAEVAARISDEAVWHLEAPIERVAGYDVPVPLPGREEAYRPDQERIRGAIERVASP from the coding sequence ATGCCACGATCGACGGTCGCCGACTTCTCGATCGATCGCGTCCAGATTCTCGATCAGGACGGCCGCGTCGACGAGTCCATGGAGCCGGACCTCGAGGGGGAGCGGTTGCGCGAGTGGTATCGGACGATGAAGCTCTCCCGGCGCCTCGACGAGCGGACGATCGCCCTCCAGCGCCGGGGCGAACTGGGAACCTTCGCGCCGGCGACGGGCCAGGAGGCCGCGCAGGTCGGCAGCACCGCCGCGCTGGCCGACGACGACTGGACGGTGCCGGCCTTCCGCGAGCACCCCTCGGCGCTGGCCCGCGGGCTCTCGCCGCAGGGGGTCTTCGAGTACGCGATGGGGCTCGAGGAGGGCGGCGAACCGCCCGACGACGTGCCGATCATGCCGCCGGCCATCGCGGTGGGGTCCCAGCCGCTCCACGCCGCGGGGATCGGCTGGGCCCAGGCGATGACCGACAGCGACCGGGTCGCCCTGACCTACTTCGGCGACGGTGCGACCAGCGAGGGCGAGGTCTACGAGGCGATGAACCTGGCGGGGGTCTACGAGGCCCAGACGATCTTCTGCTGTCAGAACAACCAGTACGCCATCTCGACGCCGCTGGAGAAACAGACGCGGGCCGCGACGCTCGCCCAGAAGGCCGTCGCCGCGGGCATCGAACCGATCCAGGTCGACGGCAACGACGTGCTGGGCGTCTACGCGGTCACGAAGGAGGCCAGGGAGCGCGCCCTGCGAGGCGTCCCGACGCTGATCGAGGCGACGACCTACCGGCGGGAGATGCACACCACCGCGGACGACCCCTCCGTCTACCGCACCACCGAGGAAGAGGAGGAGTGGGAGCCGCTGGACCCGATCCTGCGCTTCGAGCGGTACCTCCGCGACCGGGGCGTCCTCGACGACGAAACGGTCTCGGCGATCGAGGACGAGATCGAGACCGAACTCGAGGACGCCCTCGAGGCGGCCCGCGAGACCAAAGCGAACGCCGACCCGGTCGACATGTTCGACACCGCCTACGCGGAACTCCCCGACTACCTCGAGCGCCAGCGGGAGGCGTTCACCGGCGGCGCCGACGGCGAGATCGCGCCGCCTCGAGCGGCGGAGGGGGCCCGCGGCGACGGCGGGACGGCGACCGACTCGGGCGTCACGGAGGGGGTCGATCGGCTGAACATGGTCGAGGCGATCCGCGAGACCCTGCACGCGGAACTGGACCGCGACGAGGACGTGGTCGTCTACGGGCAGGACGTCGGCGTCGACGGCGGCGTCTTCCGGGCGACCCAGGGGCTACTCGACGCGTTCCCCGGCCGCGTCCACGACGCACCGGTCGCGGAGGCCGGCATCGTCGGACTGGGCGTCGGCCTCGCGGCCGCGGGCTACCGACCCGTCGCGGAGATCCAGTTCGCCGGCTTCACCTTCCAGGCGTTCGACCAGATCCACCAGCACGTCTCGCGCCTGCGCAGTCGCTCGCGCGGGAAACTCACCTGCCCCATGGTGATCCGCGCGCCGTACGGGCTGGGCGTGAAGGCCCTAGAGCACCACTCCGAGAGCTACGAGGCCGGCTACGCGCACATCCCCGGTCTCAAGACCGTGATTCCCTCGACCGCGCGGGACGCCGCCGGACTGCTCCGGTCGGCGATCCGCAGTCCCGATCCCGTCCTGTTCTTCGAACCGATGCCGCTGTACCGGGCGGCTCGGCGGCCCGTGCCCGCCGATCACGTGACTCCGCTCGGCGAGGCCCGCGTCGTCGAGGAGGGCACCGACGTCACGGTCGTCACCTGGGGCGCGATGGTCCGGGAGGTCGAAGGCGCCCTCGAGGAGAGCGAGGCGTCGGCCGACGTGATCGACCTGCGGACGATCAGCCCGATGGACACCGAGACGGTCCGCGAGTCGGTCCGGAAGACCGGCCGGTGCGTCGTCGTCCACGAAGCGCCGCGCTCGGGCGGGTTCGGCGCCGAGGTCGCGGCCCGCATCTCTGACGAGGCGGTCTGGCACCTCGAGGCACCGATTGAGCGCGTCGCCGGCTACGACGTCCCGGTGCCGCTGCCGGGCCGCGAGGAGGCGTACCGGCCCGACCAGGAGCGCATTCGGGGGGCGATCGAACGCGTCGCGTCGCCGTAG